From the genome of Meriones unguiculatus strain TT.TT164.6M chromosome 17, Bangor_MerUng_6.1, whole genome shotgun sequence:
gtacttGCTGTGTAAATCAGAATAGCCTCGAATTCACAggactcctcctgcctcagcttctggagtgctgggattacaggtgttcactCTTTGCTTggcctttcatttttaaataaaattgcagTAAGTACAGGGGTGGgagattaaacaaaacaaaccaaaatcctTCAAAATGGCATTGTTTCCATGTCAGTGAGGAGCATAACTTAGGCAAAGCTTTTTAGACAGTGAAAATTCCTGAAACTTacatatatttgtaaaatatatgttttatattttatggaaGCTTGTAAAATTATGTGAAAACCTGCCTGGTTGCTGGGTTTAGTATAGTGCCTTGTAAAGGATTTGTCTGTTGGAAGCATTTGTTAGCATTCTTTTACATCTTTTAAGGATAAGTCTCTTCTCAGTTACCCTTTCTTGTTCCTGCTTTATCCGTGCTTCAGTTTAGGAAAACGTAATGTGGAACacgatggatggatggttggcaAGTTGTAGGTACTATCCTAGTAGACCATCTTTAGTTTCTTGTTCTCTGGTCTTTGGGAGACCCTAGTTGGTCGATAGAGTCTGTGACCTCTTTGTTGAGGATTCTTTTAAAGGAAGACGAAGCTTGTGCTGCTGCACTGTAAATCACACCATATAGCTCCTCCAGGCTTCGTACTTTGATCATATATGTCCCTTGCCCTTTACCTAGTTGGCTCCTTGGGATTACCTAACTGGGCCTTCTGGTCCCTTTAACCCcggaggcagccagatctctgtaaattataggccagcctgatctacatagtgcgTTCCAAGAtacccagagctacacagagaagccctatctcaaacaacaaaaatagcagtctaaaagaaaaaagcttaAGTGTTACCTAAAAGTCCTGTAGATAGTCCTGGCTGGATGAGTTATTTTCAAGTTCAGATGGTTTAATTCTACACCAAACGAATCATGAGAGGCTGAATTCCAATTTGTGCTTGAGTTTTCTGCTAGAGAAATGCTGAGAATTTGGATCCATTTCACTGTTAACCTTGGAGTTCTTGTTTTTTTCTAGGATTGTAGCCAATCCTACAGTGTCTAAAATTGCATTTGAATCTAGCATTTGCTACCTTGGTGTCAGACACAAGTGGGactctttcatttctttgggcCTTACCAACTACTGGTAAAGAATACTTAGGTAGGCCTAACCATTGCCGACTTGACTAAGATGCAGCATTCTTCATTAAGTGTACACACAAATTAGACTGCCTAATGAAAGCAAGGAGACATACAAGATAGTATTCACGTCCTAATCATAGCGTAGTCTGGGTATAAAGATGTGATtgtatatttatcttttttaaaaattggttatTTATATTGATATCAACAAGTTCTTTATGGACGTCTGGATCAGAAACCAGAACCAACCAATTGCAGTTAAATACGATTGCTGTCCTATTCACTGCTCTAAATCCTGGTGGTTCTCTTAAGTAGTCTTCTCCatctcttacacacacactctctcacactcacactcatgcacacattaCCCTCGTGCATAGAGGAGAGATTGTAGTTGCCGTAGACGTTAACTATAAGGTTCAGTAAAGCAGAATTATATAGCAATTATTAGATAAGTGtaaaaattctatttaaaattgtatataacAAAAGCTTAAAAGTGGGTCGGTTTTCTTATCCTATTTTTAACTCTTGAGACTTCTCAAATTGATTCCATAGTTATATATGGTATGTAGTGAATAAACTGTTTACTTTGGTCATTTTGGTACATCAACTCTTATACAATAACTTAATTTCATCAAATTTGAATGAAAAGTCAGTTTTTTGGCATTTTTTCAAATATTCAAAGTGCAATTATTACAGTGTGTACATTTCTTCATCCTACTGTCAAATTTAGCTTATTAccacaaaaagtaaaagaaatttgAATATAATTGCATATAAACTATTAATTTACTTTGGGGgagttggggttttttgtttgtttgttttgtttttgttttcttgagacggggtttcttatgtagccctggctttcctggagctCAAAGAGGTTCACcttcctgtgcctcccaagtgctggggttaaaggcgtgcacctcCACACCTGGCAACAAGAAAGTGTGAACTAAAGATCTGTGTAAAAGTGAACTTCCAGGAAGAAACTGGAATTTACCAAGAACTGTTTTCAGCATGTTACTAGGGTACCTGAGCTGATAGCATCTGACGTATATGTTGTTCTCTATTTTAGGTGTGGACACTTAAACAACACAAGTATTTTGCCTGGGGCTTTGGTCAAACAAATGCTGAGAAGGTACATTTGTGTTTATTGGCTATTTAAACATTGTTATTAGTTTAAACCATTCTATTTCTTTAACCTGGGGTAATTTGATGCTAGTCAGAATAACATTGACCAATTCTCTCTTTCGACAGAATCGGGCTGAATCTGGGCTGAGTGTGGTGaggcacagctgtaatcccaacactcagtaAACATGGTTACATTTTTAACTATTACTACTTAAATAAACTATtactagtttatttttttaattaagcaaaTACTTTAtaacaatggaaaaaacaaaggCTGATTAATTATAAATAGAAGATCAAAAGTTAAACTTTGAAAGCATGTCATATTGGCAGACTGTGTAAATCATTGACCCTGGGATAAGTTGTAAGAAtttttatttggttctgttgtggaAGGCTAGTTAATGGAGTTTTCTTAGAAAGCCAGACACAGcaaggtgttttttgttgtttgtttgtttttatttttgtgacaggaattctgtgtagacttggctattgtgaaactagctctgtagaccaggctggcctccaactcacagaaatccacctgcctctgccatccaagtgctgggatgaaaggcatgcaccaccagcaAGTTTTAATAAACTTTTATGTCCCTAAATTTACCTAATACTTGATATATTGCACTAGCTACAGAAAGCAGGCACATGTTTTCCTCTAagtatcaaggaaatgcaaatgtgTATGGCGCCAGAAAGGTCAAGTAGGTGagggtgtgtttgtttgtttgttttaaggtggcacttttgttgtccttgttagctggttcatttattgttttattcatttttgagtttttagaCAGTATGTTTCTGTGtaagtcaggctggcctcaggcctacagccatcttcctgcctctgcctcatggaGGCTGAGACTGTAGGCATACATCGCCACACCCAacttaaagacttttttttcttttttattgtcaaCACCAGTTATTATATCACTAATCAAAGTTCAGAGGTTTATGTGATTCTTTTTGAGCCTGAAATACAGTAGTGATGATTATGATTAACGAGGTGAGCtgatacaaagaataaattcttGATTTCCTAAATTCTTGATttgggaaactgacttttgactAAGTCAGACTAATTTGAATCTAGACTCATAAAAATTCAAATGTGAATTATTTGCTATATCATTAAccaattctgtgtgtgtgcttgttttgagacagggtctcatgtatcagGCTAACCTAGAATTTTCtctagctgaggatgaccttgaactggtgatcctcctgcctctaccacacAAGTGCTATGTTTACAGGGATATACCATGCTTACTTGTTCCTGATCCTCCCTGTCCTCCACATTCTCAGAAGAAATCAAAGAATATTATGTTCTTTAGTAATTTTAGGGATCTTAAGtgctaaaaaaaattaatgtaaaaggAGGAATCTAATTTGGCATATTGTCTGTGCTACATTATCATgcagtattattttataattatgcgCTGTTGAATTCTTCTAAAGACTGGATGTACTAGCCAGATAGTCTTTTGCACTTAAGGTTAGAAAATAGAAGGTACTCATTTATTGCTTCTGtgattgtgctggttagtttttttagGGACTTTAGGGAACTTTAGGGAacaggaacctcagttgagaaagtaCTCCCATTAGATTGCTTGTAGTTAAGTCTGTGGGACAATGTTTTGGTGATTGACATCAGTGGACCCAGGCCACATGGAGGTCCTGAGGGTGTAAGGAAGTGGGCTCAGCACAACGTAGGATGTAGGATACAAGCCAGTAAATAGTACTTCTTTCCATTTGCTTCggttcctgcctcaagttcctgccctaAGTTTCCCACTGATGGAGTGTGACCCTGAAAGTtgcaagctaaaataaaccctttacttctcaaattgcttttggtcatggtgtttttggtttttgtttggtttgtagGATTTtactgtgtaacagagccctggccagcctggattcactttggtttttgtttgtttgtttttaattttttattcatcttATATCCCAATagtagccccctctttcctctcctccagactccaccttctttccctcttccaccttcccccttccctcccccacagaaaaggggagctcccccacCCCAGTACATCAGGTTGAATCAGGACTGGGTGTATCCTTTtccatggtggcctggcaaggcagccctgccagggggaagtgatcaaagacagcgcctgttccccttactagggaactcatatgaagaccaagctgtccattgggtacatatgtgtaagggtcttaggtccagtccatgcatggtccttggttggtgctttagtctcctcaagcccccctgggccctggactcactttatagaccaggctggccttgaactcacacctgcctctgcctcctgagtggtaggattaaaggtatgcacctcCATGCCTGGATTGGGTCATAGTTTAATAGcagtagtaaccctaactaatacAATTTTCTTCAAATTTCCATTACAAATAGGTAGTGCTGTTTTATATTGTTAAATGTGCCTGTTATTTAGGCACTGCTCTTTATTGTcacatttatctatatctatctatctatctatctatctatctatctatctatctatgctgGAGGACACATGTGTGCCATAGAATGGATCTGGATGTCAGAAAATgacttgcaggagtcagtcctCACTactacatgggttctggggatccaactcaggtcgtcaggcctGTGCACAAGGACGCTTATCTACCGAGCCATCACAACAGCTCCCATCTATGACTAAGAAACATGTCGCAGTCCCTCAAAGATAGCTATGAGTGAGCAACCAAAGGATTTAGTCATTCAACTAAAGACAGttccttttcattcttttgagacaggatctcatttagGTAGCCTTAGTTGGCCTGCTGGTGCTCTCTAGGTAGCccagaccagccttgaactcatcacatagccaagcatgaccttgaactcttgagtttcccgcctctaccttccaagtggtGAGATTACAAATGTGTACCATGAACCTAGTTTATGTGATACCAAACACAGGCTTCATGGCATACTAGGCAAAcagtttaccaactgagctatgccCCAACTCAAGTCCATATATTTTTTAATAGCTGTAATAAATTATTCCATCATGAAGATATCCAGTGGTTTAATTAAGGGCCTTTAGCTTGTCATAAAAAAAGTACTTTCTGTCAGtacaaccctgaacatctatgtaAATTGTTTGACAAATTCCTGATCATCTCTTCAAGAAAATGGTAAAAAATGAGGCTGGTCATcactttatgtattttttaaagattttatttagtttatataatgagtgctctgtcttcttatacacctgcatgccagaagagggcatcagatcccagtgttttgagccatcatgtggttgcttaagacctctagaagaacagatagtgctcttaccctctgagccatctttccagcccccagttTACGTATTTTTAAAGTATAGTGATAGGTAAATTCTAGAACTGCTATATTatgaaaatgactttaagattgtGGCGAAAAGCCACGCCCAGTGAAGCATGCTTCTAGGAGGCTGAAGTAGGAGTTTAGACCATCCTGGGCTATATAGggaagaccttgtttcaaaccaACAGCTGAAGGATTGCTAGTCCAGTTCTCTGTGCTTTCTTCTCTGCTGTGTAGGAGAGGGCAGAAATTGATCATCTGAAAGAATGTGTATACCCCTTTGAGCTAAGGACCGCTAGACTCCCACAAATTAATTCTCGTATGTTCTAATCCTGAAAATACAGATTTTCATCAGCTTTTATTAAAGAGAGCTAGTGTATATTGTAGAATATAATAATCATGTGACTTTGATATGTTTACATACAAGTGAAATtgtctaattatttttatttttctttagacaCATAAAGAAGAGCCCTAGGAGCCATTTCTCAACAATTATATAGTAAACTGCTATAACAATGGTACTAATATTGGGACGCAGACTAAATAGAGAGGATCTTGGGGTGCGTGATTCGCCAGCAACTAAGCGAAAAGTTTTTGAAATGGACCCCAAATCTCTGACAGGTCATGAGTATTTTGACTTCTCTTCAGGATCATCCCATGCTGAGAACATACTCCAGATATTTAATGAGTTCCGAGACAGCCGCCTATTCACAGATGTTATCATCTGTGTGGAAGGAAAAGAGTTCCCGTGCCATCGAGCTGTTCTCTCAGCCTGTAGCAGCTACTTCAGAGCCATGTTCTGTAATGACCACAGGGAGAGCCGAGAAATGCTGGTTGAGATCAATGGCATTTTAGCTGAAGCTATGGAGTGCTTTTTGCAGTATGTGTACACTGGGAAGGTGAAGATCACAACAGAGAATGTCCAGTATCTCTTTGAAACCTCCAGCCTCTTTCAGATCAGTGTTCTCCGGGACGCGTGTGCCAAATTCTTAGAGGAGCAGCTTGATCCTTGCAATTGCTTAGGAATCCAGCGTTTTGCAGACACCCACTCACTCAAGACTCTCTTCACAAAATGCAAGACCTTTGCATTACAGACGTTTGAGGATGTGTCCCAGCATGAAGAATTTCTTGAGCTTGACAAAGATGAACTTATTGATTATATCTGCAGTGATGAGCTTGTGATTGGCAAAGAAGAGATGGTTTTCGAGGCTGTCATGCGCTGGGTCTACCGGGCCGTTGATCTGCGAAGACCACTGTTACATGAGCTGCTGACGCATGTCAGGCTCCCTCTCTTACATCCTAACTACTTTGTTCAGACAGTTGAGGTGGACCAGTTGATCCAGAATTCCCCTGAGTGTTATCAGTTGCTTCATGAAGCAAGACGGTACCACATACTCGGCAATGAAATGATGTCTCCAAGGACTAGGCCACGCAGGTGAGACGGTGCTTTACAAATACAGCTGACAATAgttgttttaaatatgttttaaacgCCTACTCAATCTCCATATACTCCTTTGCGTGTATAGTTTACATGTGTAAAACCTACATTTCAGCTCTGTATTTAATGTCAGTCTCAActtccaatgattttttttctggcgtttttgctttttgagtgCACACATTATCTGTGTAGCCCAAGCAGGCCTTAAAATCTATGTTGACCAACATTGAAATTCTGCTTCTACCTccgaagtgctaggattatggcATATGCCACCGTTCCCAACTTGGGTCCTTTGTCTGAATGTGAAAGTTACATTCATGTAAGAGAATATTTAAATAAGCTTATATTTGGGGTGAAATGTGGTTATTGGGATTTTGTATGTTATATATTGGTATTATATATGTGCCTTAATAATGGGAAACATAGATGTATTCGGCAGGGGTATAGCTGTATAGGTGTCCACTGCATACCTGTGTTTAAATGGAAGTTGGAAAACAGCTCTGTGGAGCCAGCTATCTCCTCCCACCTTTACATTGGTTCTGGGCATAGAATAGTCACCAGGCTTGTTTAGGAAgcacctttacccattgagccatcttgccagcccttgaAAAgaacctttcttttttctttaatttatgtgtatgggtatttgtTTGCCTGCATGCAGTACCAATagagaacagaagagggcatcgaatCCTCTAGAACTAGAGCTAAAGATGGTTGTTAGTCCCAGggagtgctgagaattgaacccagggcttctggaagagcaaccagtgttcttaaccaatgagccatctcatcaacACCATCTGTTTatcttttatgtgtataaatgttttgcctgcatgtgttcatgcctggtgcctgaaggaCATAGATTCACTTTATATTGATTGTGGTAAAAGTACATGACATAAAATTGACTATTACACCCAATTTCAGCAGTACAGTTGTCATTGTTAGATATAATCACGTAGCTCACAAAAATCGTGCCTTTACTTTGATTTTGCTTGTCTTTGTTTTAGAATATTCTTAAGATTCATCATATGAAATAGGttggtttatttttaatcttCAGTAATTTAGCTGTCACAGGATTTCATCTTTTGTATATGTAATAAGGATGATGGTGTTGCCTTAATAGTCTCTAATGAAACTATTAGATGGATGTTTTTCCCCccttgtatgcatgtatgtgtggatatgaggtgtgcgtgtggaggtcagagaacaacttttaaggagtcagttttctcctgtgTGAGCTCTAGGAATTAAACTAAGGTCAGACTTGGCACCAAGTGCCTCTTGTCCACTGTGTCATCTGCATGTCCTGTATGTCCCTCTTAAAGCTGATATTTAATCTGCGTTAagcctctttcttttaaaaaaatttttctacttttggaagactttatttttttagaaattatGTTCAGAAATTGGTAATTattaatacataaaattttactaatctgcctgccttctttcctttcttccttcctttcttcccttcctcccttcttccctccctttctccctccctttcttccttcctctattcctctctccttccctccttctgacagggtcttactgtatagccttggctggcttggaactcatagggagtgctgggattaaatgtataTGCTACAATGCCTGATATTTCTTATTTTAGGATaagagtactttttttttttaactaaaagaaTTTAGTTAAGTAATTGTAGGGCTTTTCTTTAGTTTTGTTGAGTCTCATTGTAGCTAAGATTTGACAAATTCTC
Proteins encoded in this window:
- the Klhl24 gene encoding kelch-like protein 24 isoform X1 — protein: MVLILGRRLNREDLGVRDSPATKRKVFEMDPKSLTGHEYFDFSSGSSHAENILQIFNEFRDSRLFTDVIICVEGKEFPCHRAVLSACSSYFRAMFCNDHRESREMLVEINGILAEAMECFLQYVYTGKVKITTENVQYLFETSSLFQISVLRDACAKFLEEQLDPCNCLGIQRFADTHSLKTLFTKCKTFALQTFEDVSQHEEFLELDKDELIDYICSDELVIGKEEMVFEAVMRWVYRAVDLRRPLLHELLTHVRLPLLHPNYFVQTVEVDQLIQNSPECYQLLHEARRYHILGNEMMSPRTRPRRSTGYSEVIVVVGGCERAGGFNLPYTECYDPVTGEWKSLAKLPEFTKSEYAVCALRNDILVSGGRINSRDVWIYNSQLNIWIRVASLNKGRWRHKMAVLLGKVYVVGGYDGQNRLSSVECYDSFSNRWTEVAPLKEAVSSPAVTSCIGKLFVIGGGPDDNTCSDKVQSYDPETNSWLLRAAIPIAKRCITAVSLNNLIYVAGGLTKAVYCYDPVEDYWMHVQNTFSRQENCGMSVCNGKIYILGGRRENGEATDTILCYDPATSIITGVAAMPRPVSYHGCVTIHRYNEKCFKL